The Streptomyces sp. Je 1-332 genome has a window encoding:
- a CDS encoding GMC oxidoreductase — translation MPAESPQAEFDYVVVGGGTAGAVVAARLTEDPDVSVCVLEAGPSDVGDDNVLQLDRWMALLESGYDWDYPVEPQENGNSFMRHARAKVLGGCSSHNSCIAFWAPAEDLDEWGSLGCTGWSAADCFPLYQRLETNEAPGDHHGRSGPVNIMNVPPNDPCGSALLEACAAAGIPTTPFNTGRTVVRGAHWFQINSRPDGTRSSASVSYLHPILGKRPNLEVRTGLQARQLLFDDNRRCTGVEYLQPDTIHSGSVAARREVIVSCGAIDSPKLLMLSGIGPAGHLRECGVDVRVDSPGVGAHLQDHPEGVIMWEAKQPMVTSSTQWWEIGIFADTEPGLDRPDLMFHYGSVPFDMNTYRRGYPTTDNAFCLTPNVTRARSMGTVRLRTRDFRDKPMVDPRYFTHEHDIRVMTYGLRLAREIAAQAPMANWAGTELAPGPQATTDDELFAYIRQTHNTVYHPAGTVRMGATDDTDSPLDPELRVKGVSGLRVADASVMPFLPAVNPCITTMMIGEKCADMIKAS, via the coding sequence ATGCCCGCTGAGAGTCCCCAGGCCGAGTTCGACTACGTGGTGGTCGGCGGCGGCACGGCAGGCGCCGTGGTCGCCGCGCGGCTGACCGAGGACCCGGACGTCAGCGTCTGCGTACTGGAGGCGGGGCCTTCCGACGTCGGCGACGACAACGTCCTGCAACTGGACCGGTGGATGGCCCTGTTGGAGTCCGGCTACGACTGGGACTACCCGGTGGAGCCGCAGGAGAACGGCAACAGCTTCATGCGGCACGCCCGCGCCAAGGTGCTCGGCGGCTGCTCGTCGCACAACTCCTGCATCGCCTTCTGGGCCCCTGCCGAGGACCTCGACGAGTGGGGCTCGCTCGGCTGTACGGGCTGGAGCGCGGCGGACTGCTTCCCCCTCTACCAGCGCCTGGAGACCAACGAGGCGCCCGGCGACCACCACGGCCGCTCCGGCCCGGTGAACATCATGAACGTCCCGCCGAACGACCCGTGCGGTTCCGCCCTGTTGGAGGCGTGCGCGGCGGCGGGAATCCCCACCACGCCGTTCAACACCGGTAGGACGGTGGTGCGCGGCGCCCACTGGTTCCAGATCAACTCCCGCCCGGACGGCACCCGTTCGTCCGCTTCGGTGTCGTATCTGCACCCGATCCTGGGCAAGCGGCCGAACCTCGAGGTACGCACGGGCCTCCAGGCAAGGCAGTTGCTGTTCGACGACAACCGCCGATGCACGGGCGTCGAGTACCTGCAGCCCGACACCATCCACAGCGGCAGCGTCGCGGCGCGCCGCGAGGTGATCGTGTCCTGCGGTGCCATCGACTCGCCGAAGCTCCTGATGCTGTCGGGGATCGGCCCCGCCGGGCATCTGCGGGAGTGCGGCGTGGACGTGCGGGTGGACTCCCCCGGGGTCGGCGCGCACCTCCAGGACCACCCCGAGGGCGTGATCATGTGGGAGGCGAAGCAGCCGATGGTCACCTCCTCCACCCAGTGGTGGGAGATCGGCATCTTCGCGGACACCGAACCGGGCCTCGACCGCCCGGACCTGATGTTCCACTACGGCTCGGTGCCCTTCGACATGAACACCTACCGGCGCGGCTACCCGACCACCGACAACGCCTTCTGCCTCACCCCGAACGTCACCCGGGCCCGCTCCATGGGCACGGTCCGGCTGCGCACCCGTGACTTCCGCGACAAGCCGATGGTCGACCCGCGCTACTTCACGCACGAGCACGACATCCGCGTGATGACGTACGGCCTCAGGCTCGCCCGGGAGATCGCGGCGCAGGCCCCGATGGCGAACTGGGCGGGCACCGAACTCGCCCCGGGACCGCAGGCCACGACCGACGACGAACTCTTCGCCTACATCCGCCAGACCCACAACACCGTCTACCACCCGGCTGGCACCGTGCGGATGGGGGCGACGGACGACACGGACTCGCCGCTCGACCCCGAACTGCGGGTCAAGGGAGTCAGCGGGCTCCGCGTCGCCGACGCGTCGGTCATGCCGTTCCTGCCCGCGGTCAACCCGTGCATCACCACCATGATGATCGGCGAGAAGTGCGCCGACATGATCAAGGCGTCCTGA
- a CDS encoding LacI family DNA-binding transcriptional regulator, translated as MTDAARPTSADVARVAGVSRATVSRVVNGTAGKTVKVETRRRVLDAVRTLGYTPHAFASSLRAGRSQLVLMPLMRVPLGHAVDQLVEHLSRDLAERGLRLLIDAERSLPPAEAARAWAEYRPAAVIGGPATCPPEAVRILRGAGVDTILLLDNSRRRDVTVLGFHDGAVATVAAQYLVDAGHRRIACLVPDGPFAQLAGRRLARAQEVAAAVGATVEPVPCAFDLDSLRAVASDWRRSASDRRPTGVFAYNDDFALLLVQALQEAGFRVPGDIAVVGAGNHPLGAQLHPRLTTAHFDARKVSAAVGEGIAHLLADEALPRSTRRAMVPVLTRRDSA; from the coding sequence ATGACGGATGCGGCGCGGCCGACCAGCGCGGATGTCGCGCGCGTGGCCGGTGTCTCACGCGCCACCGTCTCCCGTGTCGTCAACGGCACCGCCGGAAAGACCGTGAAGGTCGAGACACGTCGCCGCGTACTCGACGCGGTGCGGACCCTCGGCTACACACCGCACGCCTTCGCCAGTTCCCTGCGGGCGGGGCGGTCCCAACTCGTCCTGATGCCCCTGATGAGAGTCCCGCTCGGCCATGCCGTCGACCAGCTCGTCGAGCATCTCTCCCGGGACCTGGCCGAGCGGGGGCTGCGTCTGCTGATCGACGCCGAGCGGTCGCTTCCGCCGGCCGAGGCGGCCCGCGCCTGGGCCGAGTACCGGCCCGCCGCCGTCATCGGCGGGCCCGCGACCTGTCCACCGGAGGCCGTGCGCATCCTGCGGGGCGCGGGCGTGGACACGATCCTGCTGCTCGACAACAGCCGGCGCCGCGACGTGACCGTCCTGGGATTCCACGACGGCGCGGTCGCCACGGTCGCCGCCCAGTACCTCGTCGACGCCGGACACCGCAGGATCGCCTGTCTCGTCCCCGACGGCCCCTTCGCACAGCTGGCCGGCCGGCGCCTCGCGCGCGCACAGGAAGTGGCCGCGGCCGTGGGGGCCACCGTGGAACCCGTGCCCTGTGCGTTCGACCTCGACAGCCTGCGCGCGGTGGCCTCCGACTGGCGTAGGTCCGCTTCGGACCGCCGGCCCACCGGCGTCTTCGCGTACAACGACGACTTCGCCCTGCTGCTCGTACAGGCCCTCCAGGAGGCCGGATTCCGCGTCCCCGGCGACATCGCCGTGGTCGGGGCCGGTAACCACCCTCTGGGCGCGCAACTCCATCCCCGCCTGACCACCGCCCACTTCGACGCGCGCAAGGTCAGCGCGGCCGTCGGCGAGGGGATCGCACATCTCCTGGCGGACGAGGCACTGCCCCGCTCCACCCGCAGGGCCATGGTCCCGGTGCTCACCCGGCGTGATTCCGCCTAG
- a CDS encoding NUDIX domain-containing protein: MATPDFIRTIRADAGQQLLWLPGVTAIVFDDEGRVLLGRRSDNGKWSVIGGIPDPGEQPAACAVREVFEETAVTCVPERVVLVEALEPVTYPNGDTCQFMDITVRCRATGGEARVNDDESLEVGWFAVDQLPDLHEFGVFRIKQAMAEEQPTWFDRS, translated from the coding sequence ATGGCAACTCCTGACTTCATCCGCACGATCCGGGCCGACGCCGGCCAGCAGCTGTTGTGGCTCCCCGGGGTCACCGCCATCGTCTTCGACGACGAGGGCAGAGTGCTCCTCGGGCGGCGCTCCGACAACGGCAAGTGGTCGGTCATCGGCGGCATCCCGGACCCGGGGGAGCAGCCCGCCGCGTGCGCCGTGCGCGAGGTCTTCGAGGAGACCGCGGTGACCTGCGTGCCCGAGCGCGTCGTGCTCGTCGAGGCCCTGGAGCCGGTGACGTACCCGAACGGCGACACCTGCCAGTTCATGGACATCACCGTGCGCTGCCGCGCCACCGGCGGTGAGGCCCGCGTCAACGACGACGAGTCACTCGAAGTGGGCTGGTTCGCCGTCGACCAGCTGCCCGACCTGCACGAGTTCGGGGTCTTCAGGATCAAGCAGGCCATGGCGGAGGAACAGCCCACCTGGTTCGACCGCTCCTGA
- the lnt gene encoding apolipoprotein N-acyltransferase: protein MTATTTSVDESEQLGPQPAPPSRGARFLRALVPAAAAALSGVLLYVSFPPRTLWWLALPAFAVFAWCLHGRSWKAGLGLGYLFGLGFLLPLLVWTGVEVGPGPWLALAAIEAMFVALVGAGITSVSRLPGYPLWAAALWIAGEAARARVPFSGFPWGKIAFGQADGVFLPLAALGGTPVLGFAVVLCGFGLYEIVRLAYAARGTRVVRRGAAAAALLSVLVPVTGAFAARPLVSDDAEDGTATVAAIQGNVPQAGLEFNAQRRAVLDHHVRETERLADRVKAGKAKQPDFVLWPENSSDIDPFTNPDARDAIERAVKAIGAPISVGGVVETKEGKLFNEQILWDPEKGPTDTYDKRQIQPFGEYIPLRGIVGFFSSDVGMVRQDFSRGAQPGVFTMAGTKVGLATCYEAAFDWAVRDTVTHGAQLISVPSNNATFDRSEMTHQQLAMSRIRAVEHSRTVTVPVTSGVSAIIMPDGHVSQKTKWFTADSLVEEVPLRSSQTPATRLGVLPEGILVLIAAGGLGWAVTGAVRAGRTRQAR, encoded by the coding sequence GTGACCGCCACCACCACCTCCGTAGACGAGTCGGAGCAGCTCGGACCGCAGCCCGCGCCCCCGTCGCGCGGGGCCCGCTTCCTGCGAGCGCTCGTCCCGGCCGCCGCGGCGGCACTCTCCGGAGTGCTGCTCTACGTCAGCTTTCCGCCACGCACCCTGTGGTGGCTCGCCCTGCCGGCTTTCGCGGTGTTCGCGTGGTGTCTGCACGGCCGTAGCTGGAAGGCGGGCCTCGGACTCGGCTATCTCTTCGGCCTCGGCTTCCTGCTGCCGCTCCTGGTGTGGACCGGAGTGGAGGTGGGGCCAGGGCCCTGGCTTGCGCTCGCCGCCATCGAAGCGATGTTCGTCGCCCTCGTCGGAGCCGGCATCACGTCCGTCTCCCGGCTGCCCGGATATCCGCTCTGGGCCGCCGCCCTCTGGATCGCGGGGGAGGCGGCACGCGCGCGCGTGCCCTTCAGTGGATTCCCCTGGGGGAAGATCGCCTTCGGGCAGGCGGACGGTGTCTTCCTGCCGCTCGCCGCGCTCGGTGGCACCCCGGTGCTCGGGTTCGCGGTGGTCCTGTGCGGCTTCGGCCTGTACGAGATCGTCCGGCTGGCGTACGCCGCCCGCGGCACCCGCGTCGTACGCCGCGGCGCCGCGGCCGCGGCCCTGCTCAGCGTGCTCGTCCCGGTCACCGGCGCCTTCGCGGCGCGCCCGCTCGTCAGCGACGACGCCGAGGACGGCACCGCGACCGTCGCCGCCATCCAGGGCAACGTCCCGCAGGCCGGCCTGGAGTTCAACGCCCAGCGTCGCGCCGTCCTCGACCACCACGTGCGCGAGACCGAACGGCTCGCGGACCGGGTGAAGGCGGGCAAGGCGAAGCAGCCCGACTTCGTCCTGTGGCCGGAGAACTCCTCCGACATCGACCCGTTCACCAACCCCGACGCCCGCGACGCCATCGAGCGCGCGGTCAAGGCGATCGGCGCCCCCATCTCGGTGGGCGGAGTCGTCGAGACCAAGGAGGGCAAGCTCTTCAACGAGCAGATCCTCTGGGACCCGGAGAAGGGCCCCACGGACACCTACGACAAGCGGCAGATCCAGCCCTTCGGCGAGTACATCCCGCTGCGCGGCATCGTCGGCTTCTTCAGCAGCGACGTCGGCATGGTGCGCCAGGACTTCAGCCGCGGTGCACAGCCCGGTGTCTTCACCATGGCGGGCACGAAGGTGGGCCTCGCCACCTGTTACGAGGCGGCCTTCGACTGGGCCGTGCGCGACACCGTCACCCATGGCGCGCAGCTGATCTCCGTACCCAGCAACAACGCGACGTTCGACCGCAGCGAGATGACCCACCAGCAGCTGGCCATGTCGCGGATCCGCGCCGTCGAGCACAGCCGCACGGTCACCGTCCCGGTGACCAGCGGCGTCAGCGCGATCATCATGCCGGACGGCCACGTCTCGCAGAAGACGAAGTGGTTCACCGCCGACTCACTCGTCGAGGAGGTGCCGCTGCGCTCGTCGCAGACCCCGGCCACCCGGCTCGGCGTCCTGCCCGAGGGCATCCTCGTGCTGATCGCCGCGGGCGGTCTCGGCTGGGCGGTGACGGGCGCCGTACGGGCCGGGCGCACCCGTCAGGCCCGTTAG
- a CDS encoding O-antigen ligase family protein, with protein MGTAGTAATAGPSGTYERRSASDATGCALLGVCAAWTLITAGVHGGRPEGVLLAVLAVAAGYAGGRICGALLPVAAPCAGALVGVGLAAAAPQLSPDPVSAAPLGHTGATAALLILASGAACSAAWAARGPSARLAMRLLAVGVMVAAAVLGSVAGLVACAGILLCSLATALMRRRVFGLAGLALATAVVTALTWAIADDVLPEGLSASLEGQLDGHRVQLWQDALALSGQEPALGVGPGRFADASPTVAEHLLADGKPHSALLQQAAEQGLVGVGLLAAVFCWLLYALYRSPRSTQVVLSAGAALTALASVASVGNALSLTAVTTGAGYLAGIATARPLGDEQAQVRPPGSAPWTDGGG; from the coding sequence GTGGGGACAGCGGGGACGGCCGCGACGGCGGGGCCATCAGGAACGTACGAGCGGCGCAGCGCGTCCGACGCGACCGGCTGCGCGCTGCTCGGCGTGTGCGCGGCCTGGACCTTGATCACAGCGGGAGTGCACGGCGGCCGTCCCGAGGGGGTGCTCCTCGCGGTGCTGGCCGTGGCCGCGGGGTACGCGGGCGGGCGGATCTGCGGTGCGCTGCTGCCGGTCGCCGCGCCCTGCGCCGGTGCGCTGGTCGGGGTGGGCCTCGCGGCGGCGGCCCCGCAGCTCTCGCCGGATCCCGTCAGCGCGGCGCCGCTCGGCCACACCGGCGCCACGGCCGCGCTTCTGATCCTGGCTTCGGGGGCGGCCTGCTCCGCGGCATGGGCGGCCCGCGGTCCCTCGGCGCGGCTCGCGATGCGGCTCCTGGCCGTGGGGGTGATGGTGGCCGCCGCGGTGCTCGGTTCGGTGGCCGGTCTGGTGGCGTGTGCCGGGATCCTGCTGTGTTCGCTGGCGACCGCGCTGATGCGGCGCAGGGTGTTCGGTCTCGCGGGCCTCGCTCTGGCGACGGCTGTGGTGACCGCACTGACGTGGGCGATCGCCGACGACGTACTTCCGGAGGGGCTGAGCGCGTCTCTGGAGGGGCAGCTCGACGGGCACCGGGTCCAGCTGTGGCAGGACGCGCTCGCGCTCTCGGGCCAGGAACCGGCGCTCGGGGTGGGCCCCGGCCGGTTCGCCGACGCGAGCCCCACGGTGGCCGAGCATCTCCTTGCCGACGGCAAGCCCCATTCCGCGCTGTTGCAGCAGGCTGCCGAGCAGGGTCTGGTGGGCGTGGGACTCCTCGCGGCGGTCTTCTGCTGGCTTCTGTATGCCCTGTACCGCTCACCGCGCTCCACCCAGGTCGTTCTCTCGGCGGGCGCGGCCCTGACGGCGCTGGCCTCCGTGGCCTCGGTCGGCAACGCGCTGAGCCTCACGGCGGTGACGACGGGCGCGGGCTATCTCGCGGGTATCGCCACCGCGCGTCCGCTGGGCGACGAACAGGCGCAGGTCAGGCCGCCGGGCTCCGCACCGTGGACAGACGGCGGCGGATGA
- a CDS encoding aspartate/glutamate racemase family protein, whose product MKIALIDSGIGLLPAAVAVRRLRPDADLVLSSDPDGLPWGPRTAEDVTERSLAIAEAAAAHRPDALIVACNTSSVSALPALRARFEPELPIIGTVPAIKPAAAGGGPIAIWATPATTGSPYQRGLIEEFAGGVGVTEVPCPGLADAVQSADEAAIDRAVAAAAALTPRDVRAVVLGCTHYELVGERIRAALQQPGLPPLVLHGSAGAVAAQALRRAGQLPGTGTESAGAEGGLTVILSGRAAELPLAAHTYAEGRLLAAAAPAR is encoded by the coding sequence GTGAAGATCGCGCTCATTGACTCCGGTATCGGCCTGCTGCCCGCCGCGGTGGCGGTACGTCGGCTGCGGCCGGACGCCGATCTTGTCCTCTCGTCGGACCCCGACGGACTGCCCTGGGGGCCGCGCACCGCCGAGGACGTCACGGAGCGCTCGCTCGCCATCGCCGAGGCGGCCGCCGCGCACCGGCCCGACGCACTGATCGTGGCCTGCAACACCTCTTCGGTCTCCGCCCTGCCCGCCCTGCGCGCCCGGTTCGAGCCGGAGCTGCCGATCATCGGGACCGTACCGGCGATCAAGCCGGCCGCTGCGGGCGGCGGCCCCATCGCCATCTGGGCCACCCCCGCCACCACCGGAAGCCCCTACCAGCGCGGTCTGATCGAGGAGTTCGCCGGTGGCGTCGGCGTCACCGAGGTGCCCTGCCCCGGCCTCGCGGACGCCGTGCAGTCCGCCGACGAGGCGGCCATCGACCGGGCGGTCGCCGCTGCGGCTGCCCTCACTCCGCGTGATGTAAGGGCCGTGGTCCTGGGCTGCACCCATTACGAGCTGGTGGGGGAGCGCATCCGCGCCGCCCTCCAGCAGCCCGGACTCCCGCCTCTCGTCCTGCACGGCTCGGCCGGAGCGGTGGCCGCCCAGGCACTGCGCAGGGCCGGGCAGCTTCCCGGCACCGGCACGGAAAGCGCCGGCGCGGAAGGCGGCCTGACGGTGATCCTGAGCGGCCGCGCTGCCGAGCTGCCCCTCGCCGCCCACACGTACGCCGAAGGCAGGCTGCTCGCGGCGGCGGCTCCCGCCCGCTGA
- a CDS encoding glycosyltransferase gives MSAVVWTAAASLAAWLWLLLGQGFFWRTDLRLPPRRDPDVWPSVCVVVPARDEAAVLPDSLPSLLAQDYPGQAEIFLVDDGSSDGTGTLARSLADRHGGLPLTVGSPGEPPPGWTGKLWAVRHGIALARAREPRYLLLTDADIAHEPDSLRELVAAAETAGFELVSQMARLRVATVWERLVVPAFVYFFAQLYPFRWIAERGSRTAAAAGGCVLVSTAAAERAGIPDSIRHAVIDDVTLARAVKRSGGRIWLGLAERVDSVRPYPGLGDLWRMVSRSAYAQLRHSPLILLGTVLGLALIYLAPPAVLLGGLLTGRAVPAALGGAAWCVMTATYIPMLRYYRQTLWLAPLLPFTAFLYLLMTVDSAVQHYRGRGAAWKGRTYTRPDPAPEQR, from the coding sequence ATGAGCGCCGTTGTGTGGACCGCCGCCGCATCGCTTGCCGCCTGGCTGTGGCTGCTGTTGGGGCAGGGCTTCTTCTGGCGCACGGATCTGCGTCTGCCGCCGCGCCGCGACCCGGATGTCTGGCCGTCGGTCTGCGTCGTCGTCCCCGCTCGTGACGAGGCCGCCGTGCTGCCGGACAGCCTGCCCTCGCTCCTCGCGCAGGACTATCCGGGGCAGGCCGAGATCTTCCTTGTCGACGACGGGAGTTCGGACGGCACCGGGACACTGGCCCGGTCCCTTGCCGACCGGCACGGCGGCCTGCCGCTGACCGTCGGTTCGCCGGGTGAGCCGCCGCCGGGCTGGACCGGCAAGCTGTGGGCCGTGCGCCACGGAATCGCCCTGGCACGCGCGCGTGAGCCGCGGTATCTGCTGCTCACGGACGCGGACATCGCCCATGAGCCGGACAGTCTGCGGGAGTTGGTCGCGGCGGCGGAGACGGCCGGCTTTGAACTTGTCTCGCAGATGGCGCGGCTGCGTGTCGCGACCGTGTGGGAGAGGCTGGTCGTCCCGGCGTTCGTGTACTTCTTCGCGCAGCTGTATCCGTTCCGCTGGATCGCCGAACGGGGTTCGCGCACGGCCGCGGCGGCCGGTGGCTGCGTCCTGGTGAGCACGGCCGCCGCCGAGCGCGCGGGAATCCCGGACTCCATCCGGCACGCGGTGATCGACGACGTGACGCTCGCCAGGGCGGTGAAGCGCTCGGGCGGCCGCATCTGGCTGGGCCTCGCGGAGCGCGTGGACAGCGTGCGCCCCTACCCCGGGCTCGGCGACCTCTGGCGGATGGTCTCGCGCAGCGCCTACGCCCAACTGCGCCACAGTCCCCTGATCCTGCTCGGTACGGTCCTGGGGCTCGCCCTGATCTATCTGGCGCCCCCGGCCGTGCTGCTCGGCGGTCTGCTCACCGGCCGCGCGGTGCCCGCCGCGCTCGGCGGGGCCGCGTGGTGCGTGATGACGGCGACGTACATCCCGATGCTGCGCTACTACCGGCAGACTCTCTGGCTCGCTCCCCTGCTGCCGTTCACCGCTTTCCTCTATCTCCTCATGACGGTCGATTCGGCGGTGCAGCACTACAGGGGGCGCGGAGCGGCGTGGAAGGGGCGGACGTACACCCGCCCCGACCCGGCTCCCGAACAGCGCTGA
- a CDS encoding TerD family protein, which produces MGADMTMPKGSNVPVPAPAVRVELGWASGAGVPDADASALLLATSGKVRSDDDFVFYNQAVHSSGAVRHEGKKAEGGRVTDALVVDLARVEPAVETVVLAASTDGGTFGQVPGLSIRVVDAASGAEIARYDSEDATVETAFVLGELYRRQGAWKFRAVGQGYGSGLQGLATDYGISVDEPQQAPAPAPAAVQPPPAPATPVQAPPPPPQAPAAAPAGQPVRLTKVTLTKDAPSVSLTKQGGTSGAMRVNLNWEVRKQFKGWASKLGRAVAMHADLDLDLCALYELADGRKGVVQALGNAFGSLDQPPYLLLDGDDRTGAVSSGENLTVNLDHIKDFKRIVIFVTIYEGARSFADLNATVTLQPQHGASIDFSLDECTVPSTVCALALITNNNGDLFVQREARYLVPERGVSPQRTIDYAYNWGMNWTPGRK; this is translated from the coding sequence ATGGGGGCGGACATGACAATGCCTAAAGGATCGAATGTTCCCGTGCCGGCACCTGCCGTGCGGGTCGAATTGGGGTGGGCTTCAGGAGCCGGGGTGCCGGACGCCGACGCGTCGGCCCTGCTGCTCGCCACGTCCGGGAAGGTCCGCTCGGACGACGACTTCGTCTTCTACAACCAGGCGGTCCACTCCTCCGGAGCGGTGCGCCACGAGGGCAAGAAGGCCGAGGGCGGCCGGGTGACCGACGCGCTCGTGGTGGACCTCGCGCGCGTGGAGCCCGCCGTCGAGACCGTGGTGCTCGCCGCCTCGACGGACGGCGGCACCTTCGGGCAGGTCCCCGGCCTCTCCATCCGGGTGGTCGACGCGGCGAGCGGCGCGGAGATCGCGCGTTACGACAGCGAGGACGCGACCGTGGAGACGGCGTTCGTCCTCGGCGAGCTCTACCGCCGCCAGGGCGCGTGGAAGTTCCGCGCCGTCGGGCAGGGGTACGGCAGCGGACTGCAGGGGCTGGCCACCGACTACGGCATCTCGGTGGACGAACCGCAGCAGGCGCCGGCGCCCGCCCCCGCCGCGGTACAGCCTCCCCCGGCTCCCGCGACCCCGGTTCAGGCCCCGCCGCCGCCACCCCAGGCGCCCGCCGCCGCTCCCGCGGGCCAGCCCGTGCGCCTCACCAAGGTCACGCTCACCAAGGACGCGCCGTCCGTCTCGCTCACCAAGCAGGGCGGCACATCCGGAGCGATGCGCGTGAACCTCAACTGGGAGGTGCGCAAGCAGTTCAAGGGCTGGGCCAGCAAGCTCGGCCGTGCCGTGGCGATGCACGCGGACCTCGACCTCGACCTGTGCGCCCTGTACGAACTCGCCGACGGCCGCAAGGGCGTCGTCCAGGCGCTCGGCAACGCCTTCGGATCCCTCGACCAGCCCCCGTACCTGCTGCTCGACGGCGACGACCGCACCGGAGCCGTGTCCAGCGGCGAGAACCTCACGGTCAATCTCGACCACATCAAGGACTTCAAGCGCATCGTCATCTTCGTGACGATCTACGAAGGAGCGCGCAGCTTCGCCGACCTGAACGCCACGGTCACCCTGCAGCCGCAGCACGGCGCCTCCATCGACTTCTCGCTGGACGAGTGCACGGTGCCGTCCACGGTGTGCGCGCTCGCGCTGATCACCAACAACAACGGCGACCTCTTCGTCCAGCGCGAGGCCCGCTACCTCGTGCCCGAGCGGGGCGTGAGCCCGCAGCGCACGATCGACTACGCGTACAACTGGGGCATGAACTGGACGCCCGGCAGGAAGTAG
- a CDS encoding DUF6643 family protein, which yields MTSPRSTYGGGYYSAPSFPDTPIYDSLVAERGTPQIAPIRVPSAYDTGSHLPALQSALPALPAAPSHHNPSYGYAQQPAPLQQAPAPYIPQQPSAPRGYPGPQQQQQQRPPAGTGYEAMRPAAPRPAPATYEDPYNRPYRGY from the coding sequence ATGACCTCCCCCCGCTCCACCTATGGCGGCGGTTACTACTCCGCGCCGTCCTTCCCGGACACTCCGATCTACGACTCCCTTGTCGCCGAGCGGGGTACTCCTCAGATCGCCCCGATCCGGGTCCCCTCCGCGTACGACACGGGCAGTCACCTGCCCGCGCTGCAGTCGGCGCTGCCCGCGCTGCCCGCGGCCCCGTCCCACCACAACCCCTCGTACGGCTACGCGCAGCAGCCCGCACCGCTGCAGCAGGCGCCCGCGCCGTACATCCCGCAGCAGCCATCGGCTCCGCGCGGCTACCCGGGCCCCCAGCAGCAGCAACAACAGCGCCCCCCGGCCGGTACGGGCTACGAGGCCATGCGCCCCGCGGCGCCCCGCCCCGCCCCGGCGACGTACGAGGACCCGTACAACCGCCCCTACCGCGGCTACTGA
- a CDS encoding MOSC N-terminal beta barrel domain-containing protein, producing the protein MPNPALHSIHYYPLKAVGGHAPREAVVEPWGLAGDRRWMLVDSAGRLITQRPHPRLALAAAELLPGGGIRLSAPGLEPLTVAVPPSGETLTVEIWKDKVEAVPADAAAHAWFSAYLDTDVRLVHLDDPATRRPIDPAYSLEGETVSFADGYPLLLTTLSSLDALNSLIAQGDHSDEGPLPMNRFRPNVVVDGTAPWAEDDWSRVAIGDVTFRVVKKCGRCVVTTTDQRSAERGKEPLRTLAKHRRFGDQLVFGQNLVPETTGSVRIGDPFTVLD; encoded by the coding sequence ATGCCGAATCCAGCGCTGCACTCGATCCACTACTACCCGCTCAAGGCGGTCGGGGGACACGCTCCGCGTGAGGCCGTCGTCGAGCCCTGGGGGCTCGCGGGTGACCGACGGTGGATGCTGGTCGACAGCGCGGGGCGACTCATCACGCAACGGCCGCATCCGAGGCTGGCGTTGGCCGCCGCCGAGCTCCTGCCCGGCGGCGGCATACGCTTGTCCGCGCCCGGCCTTGAGCCGCTGACGGTCGCCGTGCCGCCCTCCGGCGAGACCCTCACGGTGGAGATCTGGAAGGACAAGGTCGAGGCGGTGCCCGCCGACGCGGCGGCGCACGCGTGGTTCAGCGCCTATCTGGACACCGACGTCCGGCTCGTCCACCTCGACGACCCCGCCACCCGGCGCCCCATCGATCCCGCGTACTCCCTCGAAGGCGAGACCGTCTCCTTCGCCGACGGTTATCCCCTGCTCCTGACCACGCTTTCCTCCCTCGACGCTTTGAACTCGCTCATCGCGCAGGGCGATCACTCCGACGAGGGGCCGCTCCCCATGAACCGTTTCCGGCCGAATGTGGTCGTGGACGGGACGGCGCCCTGGGCCGAGGACGACTGGTCGCGCGTCGCGATCGGCGATGTCACCTTCCGCGTGGTCAAGAAGTGCGGGCGCTGCGTGGTGACCACCACCGACCAGCGCAGCGCGGAGCGGGGCAAGGAGCCGCTGCGCACGCTCGCCAAGCACCGCCGCTTCGGGGACCAGCTGGTCTTCGGCCAGAATCTGGTGCCGGAAACGACCGGATCGGTCCGGATCGGCGACCCGTTCACCGTCCTCGATTGA